The genomic region GATTGCGTGTGTCCCGCTCTGCGCAGTCGTGATATTCCTGATACAGAGACTTTACCTTCGCACATCACGTCAACTCAGAGTCATGGAACTTGAATCGCAGGCCGCTCTCTTCTCATCCTTTCTCGAAACGGTAAAGCTCTAGTCCATGCCCTCGACTGCCATGTTGAACGACACGATTCCTGATCATCAGTTATAGGTGTCCGGTTTGGTGTCCATACGAGCGTTCGGATGGCAGCCGTTGTTCCAATCCAGAAACTCGCAAAGCTTGGACACGTCACTCCGACCCCGATATCTTTTGTTCTGCTTACAGAGGTGGCTCAACCTTGTCCTGGATTTGACCGCCAGCGCCATCGCCATTGGCATTAttggcctcgccgttggACACCCCAGCTCAATGTCTGGCGCGGAcgtgggcgtcgccctcAACCTGATTCTTGTTGCTAACAACACCCTCATATCACTGGTGTACTCGTGGGCCGGCTTAGAGATGTCTCTTGGTGCGGTCGCGCGCATACGTGATATCGACCTGCATGCTCCTAGAGAGGATCTGCCTACGGAGAGCACCGTGCCAGACGCCACATGGTCTCAGAAAGGCGAACTTTGTCTGGACAATGTCACAGTCTACCAGGGGTATAACCAGCTTCTATGCCAAATAAGACTCTGTCCACGGGCTGACGGGATTCTCGTAGCTCAAACCACGCTGTTGTGCGAGATGTAAATCTCCACATCCGTGGTGGCCGAAAGGTTGTGATGTGCGGTCGCACGGGAAGGTAAGCTCCCGCCCGAATGTCCAGCCCTGCTCGCGTGACTGATCGTGTTTTGCTTCTTGAAGCGGCAAGAGCTCACTTCTGATGGCTCTGCTGCGTTTGACAAACTACACCGGTTCCATTACCAttgacggcctggacgtCTCGCTCATGCCGCGCTCTGTCCTTCGTCGGCAATGTTTCATCACGATTGCCCAGGACTCGACCGTGATTCCCGAAGCGACGTTGGCGTTCAACCTCAATCCGTCCTCGCTAGCCAGCGAAGAAGTCTTGCGCGAGGCCCTAGAGAAGGTGGGCTTGCGGCAGGTATTGTCTTCGGACGGTGGTGGGACGGAAACCGATGTGCTGGAAAGAACATTGTCCTCGCTTCTGCCTCTGTCGGTCGGTCAATTGCAGCTCCTGGCGATGGCCCGTGCCATCGTCCAAAAGCGATGCTCCCGTGCAAGCACCCCCTTTATCGACCACGACGGGATGCACGAAGCCAGACCAATTGTCCTCCTTGACGAAGCGATGTCCTCGTTGGACCCAGCCACGGAAGCAACCATCTACGACCTGATCGAGAGCGAGTTTGTGGACGCTGGACACACAGTCATCATTGTCGCGCACCGGCTGAGCGCGCTCTCGGGCAAGCTGAGGCCCGGGACGGATCTTGTTGCGTTTCTTGACCGGGGATgcgtcgcgcaggtcggcACTTATGAAGATTTGGCGGAATTTGTCACGACGGCGGAAGAGGCATCGAGCAGATAAGGACGATGTGACGTCTCGGTTGCACGATTCGCCCTCATGGCTGTATTGTGATTCTCCCTCCCTCAACAAGAGTCGAGACGAAAGCAGAGCTTGCGAGTCTTGGCTAGCGATTGGTGGATAGGGCTTCTCCGTAGCGCAGAGTTCAAGGGTCCGTTGCGGTTCCCTCGAACTCGAAGCCGGTGGACCCGTGAGGTTCTCGTGCTGTTGCGGTGAAAACTTATAACAACCGGCCATTTCTCCTCTACCTGTTGCAGTTCTCTTCCACAACTTGCCTCCTCATCTCGTTGTATCCCTCCAAAGACTTTCCCTAGTCAGCACTATTCCTCGCGTTGGAGTGCCACCGCATCGTTggtcgcggcgacgctgaggtgagagccgccgccaccttcaATCGCACTCACGATGATTCCATGATGGAGTGGGGTCCTGCCAGGCTTGATTCCATTGACACCAGCCAGGGTCCGGACTTTTTGTACCCTggccaggtcgccgaggctCTGAGCTGCACCCCTGTTAGCGTCCCGCCCGAGTGGATTGTCTTGAAGCATGGCGTCGAATTTATCCAGCGTCACCGGCCCTTTCTTCCCGCAACACATGACCAAGCTCTCGGCCATATTGATCAAGCAACGACGAGACAGAGCAGTCCAAGAGCGGGCCCTGATGGCAGGTGAATGCTAGAATCATCCAAAACGAGGGCAGTCCATCAgcaccgccgcagccccaTCGCACACGCTGCGGCATGTTGATAAGCAGGACAGCCAGCAGTGGCCCGGTGGCCGATGgcagccatccatcatggTTACATGCGTCGAGAGAGGCATCAGCACGAAAACCGGCCTCCTGTAGTCATCCGCTCATATTGCATTACACGCTGGGTCTTCTATTTTACATTGGAAACCCCTGACATTACCACTCATACCAATGATGTGACGCTACCAATCACATTTACAATGCCGCAGCCAAAATTGCGGCCACTGCCGTGAGAAGTAGGCAGGCGTGCCGGTCGAGCTGCGAAGCCGCCGCAGTCACAACCGGGGATGAACCAGAAGCCGACGTGCCGGGAACGCCGCCCGTCACTCCGGGGGCATTGGACCCTGATCCCTCGGGCGTGACCGTGACAGTGCCCATCGACGTTGtgacgccgttgacgacaaCGCCGGACCCAGAGGTCGGCAAGGAGAGCGTAGTAGAGTCTCCTAGTGTCACCGCCGGACCCCCAGGCACGAGCGTTGCCGAACCGACAATAAATTGAGACTGCGAGTTCGCCGTGAGAGTCGTCGAACCCACGGGGATGACATGGACGGGGGTGGGAAGAGGTGCGCTGCCGTCCCCACCAGcgggtgacgatgctgccgggttgccgttgctgccaTTGGGGTCGCTGCCGGTCTGTCCATTGTTGTTGTCTCCGGTGTTTCCGTTGCCaccgttgttgttgtttccATTACCGTTACCGTTTCCGTTGCTGTTATCCCCAGtgttgccgttgccaccAGTGTTGCCATTACCACCAGTGTTACCATTGCCGCCGGTGTTGCCATTGCCGCCAGTgttgccattgccgccggTGTTGCCATTGCCACCCGTGTTTCCGTCGCCCCCCGTGTTGCCGTTGCCTCCACTAGGACTGGGCTGAGGGTTCTGAGAAGAACCCGCGGGATCTTGCGTGGGAACTCCTGGTGAAGAAATTGGGGGGTCCGGTGTAGGAACacccggcgaggagcttgggGGATCCGGGGTTGGCGGTGCCtgcgacgagctcgaggggtCCGGATTCGGAGGTACCTCAGTGGAAGCTGGTGGAGGCTGCGTGGGAGGGGCTTGAGTGGTGGTCGGTACAGACGGGGGCGTGATGGTGGGAGTGCTTTCCGCTGGAGGAACCTCCGTCGtgactggcggcggcggcgcgctggtcgTGGTCGGCACCAAGACGCTCACCGGAGTGAGAGCTGAGGGCGGGTCATAGAACCTGTTCACGATGAGCTTCAAGTTCCATGTCATAGGACAATAAGCATGTTTAGGAGTACTGACCCTCCGATTCTGTCAGGAACGCATGATTCCCACGCCGGATCTAGACTTCGGATCTTGGACGGCAAGATGATTGTAGGATGGCAGGCATCAGCTTTGAAAGGCAACTGTCAGCTTGCACTGAACTTTTCTCGAGACATGTAGGCAAAGGCGAAAGGGCACGTACGAGTTCCGTCATAGGCTGCTGACGGGTTGCCTGGGACGTATGTATACCCCGCGTCGGACGAGCAATTCTGAGCTACGTCGGCAAAGTTGAGCGGTGCCGAGCCGGCGACCGTGTAGTACGTGCTTGTCACCGTCTTGGTGATTGATGTGCCACTTATGGTATCTCCTATGGTGTTGGTTAcggtggccgtcggcgagaACACCACGGTTGACAGCTCCGTTGGGTCGAAAGCGATAGTGGTGTTGTAAAAGGGCTGGCCTACAGTGCCGCAGTAGTCGTATGCGGACAGCGCGGAAAAGCCAATGTACACGCTAGGTGATGTGCTGTTGCGGCCACATGTCAGTCATATATGTGATAACGTGCTGCGGTCTTGTCTACGTACAAGGTATAGCCGCCTGAGACGACAGTCGAGGCATGCGGCGTTGTAACTAGAAGCAGGTTAGCATGACAGAAGGCAAGGGAGCACAAGAATGTTTTGCTTACTGCTTGCCCAGTGAATCAGATGAACGGTAGATGCTTGCACGGTGCACGAGTAACACTGAGAGCAGTTAGTTCGTGTCATGGGGATCGAGAATGGTCGTAAGAACGTACGCAAGGTGGTGATGCCGAGCCATACCACCCGTCGGAATGTAGACCACCACCCAGACCAGGATGTCCTGTTTGCGTGTAGGTGTACGTGGTCAGGTCAGCGGTCGTTATGGTAGTCGGTGTGCCGCTGGCTGTTTCCGTGACGACCTTGGTGCCTGTAGCGAGGGTTCTCGTGTACGTATGCACGGCAGAGTCGGACACCCATTCGTTCAGGGTCATCATACACTGGCAATGCAGGTCGGGCGAGGTGTACAGGCCCTGGTACAATCCGGCTACGATCACGGGGATGCTCGTGCCATTGCAGATATACTGGGTATCCTCAGGGTTTCCTGCTGTTGTCGAAGCGAGAGTCGGGGGGGCTGTAATGGTCGAGTTGGCGCCTTGATGGAACGAACCCGCGGTCAGCGTCCATCATCTCAACCAACACATTTGCTTCGAATGCTCACTTATTGCGGCAGAATACGCCGTCTTGCCGAGCGCAAGCGCGACAAGTAGCTTTGGAAGTCGGGAAGCCATCGTGACCGTCCAAAACACGCTTCACGATATGCGGCGCTGGTGTCTTTGGCTGAACGCGCGCACCGGGACTGAGATCAACGAGAGACAGTAACAACGGTTCGCCCAACTTGTGGTCGCCGATTTCGCTCTTCTGCCTTTAATATCAAGGCCTCATAGGGCTATGCGGATGTGCCTGAGATGCGACTTTAGTGTACTTATTATCCGGCTTGGGGCACTTGGGCTGGATCCACCACGACTAGTGTTATACCGGGGGGGCCTCGACTCTCATTCAGGGCCACATAGCGTGCTCCAAGGTCGGATCCGGGGGTCAACAAGGAACAAACGAGGCGTAGGGGCGGAGCAGGACCGAAATGCTAGGTTGTGTCTGGATGACGAGACTGCTGAATCTGGTTGGCATGCCCGGGGTCACGACTGCCGTCATCAACGGGGACTCCGTGAGAAAGAGCAGgggggccaggccgccgacccgcTGCACGGGTTGGCACAAGCACGACAGGGTCTCTGCTGGTGATGTTATGATCAAGAAGATTACTCGTACTGTTGAGCCAGTGAAGCTTCGCACCACGTGGGAAGAAAGCATCCAAGTCTGTACTGTTGAGACGTCTTGTCGTTCTTGCTGTTCTTTGAGGTGGCTCATGTCCATCATGAGGCGGAAACGGGGTCACGGAGCGGCGTTTGAGTTTCTCGtcccgtccctcctccctccagCCGTTGCCGAACTCttcgcgcagcaggcggcggtgatgtGCCGAGGCTGACGGGCATGGGATTTTCTCGCCAGACGCATACCGTCCAGGGAACGCCACGCAGCCACAAGTTCCCTGGCAAATATTTGGTAATGATTCCACGCGCGCACAGTTCAAGGTTGGGGGAGCAATCGCTCGACTTACACGTATTAGTTGAAGTGGACCCCGACATTTTATTCTTGGGTCTGCTTTTGCGAAAAAGGCGCCATTGCTCGGCAGGGGGGTCTAACTAAGACTCGTTGCCAACGGTCCCCTAAAATCTCACCGGCTAATTCCATTCCGTGAAtggggcgacggcgagtctCTGGGTCTATCGCCTGTGGTAGTACGTAGGGGGTATGCTCACGGCGACCTCCAGGAACCGCGGCGTTGCATCTCATAACGGGGCGCTACTTGTTCATATGCATGTCAAGTCATGGAGCCCGTCGCATTGAAGGTCGAGGCTCGAAGGCCAAGATTTGGCACGTCCTCCTCGCTTGCTTGTGACTCTGACGATACGTAACCGGCGCACTTTTCTGGGACTGCGAAGGTGGCAAGGTCGCTCAAAGTTACCATTGTTGCCAGAGTCCCCCCTGCGAATGCGCGCGCGTATGCTCCGTCTGGGAAGCCCAAAGCTCATGACAATGCGGATGAGATAGATTCGCACCCAGACTGAACACCGGATCCCCGATGCGCATCCCTGGGTTGCGCTCTCGGGCGGCAgacccggcggcgcctgttGCAGTTTCGGCAAGTCAGTTCTTGTAAGTAGTCCCTCATCGTCGCGAAGCTTCCTTCCTCGTGTGCATTGACCAGCCCCGGGGAGACTGGCCGGGCTTACACGAAATCGCAGTGAGGGCATTGACGGACTATGGTCGACGTTTGAGCTGCGCGTCGGTACTCCAGCACAGAACATCCGCTTCTTGCCCGGTacctcgtcgacgttgacgacggtTGTCCTGCCCGAGGGATGTCAGGGTCAGTGGAAGGACTGCGCCGAGCAGCGGGGCGGCGTGTTCAATAAGACGGCGTCTACGACGTGGGACGAGATCGGCCTGTTCAATCTTGGCTTTGAGAAGGGCCTGGGATACAGTGACAACGGCGACTTTGGCCAGGACACAGGTTTGTCACGCCTTCTGCACTCTGCTGCAATAAATGTAGGACATGATATGACTGACCGGTTGCGTTCTCAGTCGGGCTTGGATacctcggcagcggcggcccggtGGTCAACAAGTCCATCATCGCAGGCGTCGCAGGATCTGAGTTCTACCTCTCCGTCCTCGGTCTCAAGCCGGAGCCGACAAACTTCACCACGCAAAATGACCCGCAGCCGAGCTTCATGGAGCTGTTGAAGAAGCAGGCCAAGATCCCCAGCTTGTCCTACAGCTACACAGCGGGGGCGCCGTATCGCCTCAACAAAGCCCTCGGCAGTCTCGTCCTGGGCGGCTACGACACCTCCAAGTTCCAAGACACCAACAAGACGCATCGCTTCTTCAGCGACCAGTCGCGTGACCTGACAGTCGGGCTGCAGTCCATCACGACGAATGCCACCGGTGATGAGTCCAACCTTCTCCCTTCTGGCCTCATCAACCCTTACATCGATTCCTCCATTGCCGAACTATACCTTCCTCTTGATGCCTGCCGGGCATTTGAGAAGGCCTTTGGCCTTGACTACAACGAGACGGCCGGCATGTACTTTGTCGACGACAAGCTACACAGCAAGCTCATAAGGAACAACCCATCGGTAACGCTCTCGATAACGACGGCCATCCAGGGCGGGGACAGCTTCAATGTGACTCTCCCGTACGCCAGTTTCGATCTGCAGgccaagccgccgcgcgtgAAGAACGAAACGCGGTACTTTCCGCTCAAGAGGGCCGACAACGACACGCAATACACTCTTGGGCGCACCTTTCTTCAAGAGGCATACCTAGTCGTCGACTACGAGCGCAGCACCTTTGCCGTCCATCCGCGCGTGTGGAACGCCAGCGCCGTGTCGCACGTCGTGGCCATTCTGCCGCCAGGCGCGGAGACGTcagcgccaacgacgccgacaaaTGGCAAGGACGAAGGTGGTCTGAGTTCCGGGGCCATAGCCGGAGCGTCGGTGGGCGCCATAGCGGCGTTCGTTCTCATCGTGCTCCTGCCGCTGTGGTTCTTCCTGATCctgccgcgacgccgcaggGCGGCCGAGATGAAGAGCAAGGCAGCATCCGAGCAAGGTGCTACGAGCTCGACGGATGGCGTggacggcgcagcagccggtGCGACCTCAAGCACCGCGGATGCTGCTGAGGATGAGAAGACGGCTGAGATCGAAGGTGACATGCCGAGACCAGAAGTCGAGGGTGACACACCAAGgcccgaggtcgagggcgacacgccgacgcccgaaGTCGAGGGAAGCAGGCCCACGCCCGAGGTGGCGGGTAGCACACCGACCCCCGAGGTTGAAGGGAGCCATCCTACACCAAAGGGAACAATGAGCGAGCCGGGCACGATGAGCGAGCTGGCCACGCCGTATagtccgccgcccgcagagCTCTTcaccccgccgccagagctCTTGGGTGTTGAGATTCATGAGATGCCAGGGAGCGATGTCCCGGAATTGGCTGGGAGCGACGTCCCGCATGCGGGGAGAAAGCAAGATAAAGCATAGCATGAAGACGAAGTTCCGGGGTGAGAATCGAACCCGAGACAACTTCAACGGGTGGGAGGGCgctgccgacgtcgactgcAGACCGGGCGTTGGGACAGTTCGGGTACTAATTGATCAGAAACATTGGCGTACCACACGATAAAGAGGGGTGAAACAAAAGGTTATTCGAGCAGGAGAGTGACATGTAGCGAGATATAGCTCATGTACGTTTGCACGATGATTACGGGAGAGTGTAAGACTTTCTCTGATATTTGCTTAAAGAGGCTGCATGAACAATAGCGAATGCGGCCTCCAATCACTCTAATGTTCTCATTCGTGCCGGCCTGTAAACTCTCTACAATCCGCTGATCAGTTCGATGCCGGCATATTCAGCATGCAGCATGCTTGATCCGTTTGCTCAGCTCTCATGACAAACGGTCGTTGCTGTTGTAATGTCCAATCAGACTACTCGGCGCAGGCCAACTGCCGCCAAGTACTGTGTGACGGGCACTGCATACTGGGCACCTCAAAGTTGATGCGAAGAGCGAAGGGGTTGTCTCATTGTAGCAGTCGAGTTCTCGTCCCGACATCGATAATTAAGCCGTCACCATGATGGTTGATGTTGACCGGCTCCTCTGACTGCATGTGAAGAGATGGTGCTGCAAGAGCTGTCGTCTTGGTTTCCCGATGATCCGACGGCAACTTGTTTGAACGAATCGATCATTCATGCTTCCCGTCCTATCATCATTGGCAGCCCCAGAGTCTCGGCAGTCGGCAATCAGTTGCCACCCTCCGGTCACACAACCTATATCACGGCAGTAATGCCCGTGTGAAAGAGTTTGCCATGGGCGAGGGCCCGAGCATACGTAACCTGACGGAACACAACGTCCCGCACAGTTGCTATGGCAGTTGAGCCAAGCGGGGACTTTGCGCAGTGTGCTATAGTTCCACTCGATGAATGCGCACGCATCCAATATTGGACACACGACTGTCGGCAAGGTTGCAGTTTGCATGTCGAGCCGCGCTTCGCCAAGCTGAACTAGTCACACACGGCTCGTATATGCACATGTTGCAGCGTTGTCTTTGTCCGGGTATGTCATCGCATTGTTGCACCCGCGAACGGAGAAGTCGGGGGACTCCACGATGAAGCCGAATCATAGCAGTTATGCAACCGTGAACAGAGCATTGGAAGTACAGGGCCGGGCTCAATAGTCCAATACTCACTGCCGTACATAGGATCAGAAAAACATTTAAACCTCATGATGGCCCCCCAGCTGATAAAATGTCTAGACATGAACCTCCAGACACATTATCTGACGCACAAAGTCATACCATCAAGTCAACACAACAACCGCTTCAAAGCAAACTTCCTTCAAgcgcaaaaaaaaaaaagactaCCAGCCATGCATCTTCACACTCTCCTCGCGTGCGCAACTGCCCTGTTGATCCCCCTTTGCGCGGGTCAACTTCGGTGTTACGATATATCGAATTACGGAAGTCACATTCACCGGTGCTCGTCGTGCGATGAGGGGTACCGTTTCCAGCCTGCGGGAACGTGCGACATCGGCTTTGAGTGCTGCAAAGGCCAGTGCTGCATATACGACGACTAGTGAGAGGGATAGGGACTGGACGAGGAGTCCACAGTCTGGCTGTGAGGCACTGCGCGCTGCCATGCTACGTTGATGGTAGGTTGACGCGGGCGAAGCGTGGACAACTCCTTGACAAGAAGCTTCGTTGGAGGACGGCCAACCAGGGGGTGTGAATGCTGGAGGTTCGGGATCAGACGCAACTTGCAGCTATAGTCATTAATCACACACGTTGGGTAGCAACATTCGAAAGCTAATTGATGGCTCTATCCATGTATTGCATTATTTGGCTTTTTGTGGATATGTATCATTGCAGGTCTCGAGGCACCATATTCTCGGGTGGCGTAATCTGAAAGGATACGCTTCGCCTCAACTCTCGGAGGTTCCCCAGAACAAGTCCCGGTGCTTTAAGACGAGTATACAACTGCCAATGCGCCGCGTGTATGTCTCAACCATGGTCCTATGCAGCAAAGGCATTACCCCATTTATATGTACTCAACGCAACCAGCACG from Purpureocillium takamizusanense chromosome 12, complete sequence harbors:
- a CDS encoding uncharacterized protein (SECRETED:SignalP(1-20~SECRETED:cutsite=AYS-AA~SECRETED:prob=0.5940)~EggNog:ENOG503Q0Q3); translated protein: MASRLPKLLVALALGKTAYSAAISANSTITAPPTLASTTAGNPEDTQYICNGTSIPVIVAGLYQGLYTSPDLHCQCMMTLNEWVSDSAVHTYTRTLATGTKVVTETASGTPTTITTADLTTYTYTQTGHPGLGGGLHSDGWYGSASPPCCYSCTVQASTVHLIHWASITTPHASTVVSGGYTFTSPSVYIGFSALSAYDYCGTVGQPFYNTTIAFDPTELSTVVFSPTATVTNTIGDTISGTSITKTVTSTYYTVAGSAPLNFADVAQNCSSDAGYTYVPGNPSAAYDGTPDACHPTIILPSKIRSLDPAWESCVPDRIGGFYDPPSALTPVSVLVPTTTSAPPPPVTTEVPPAESTPTITPPSVPTTTQAPPTQPPPASTEVPPNPDPSSSSQAPPTPDPPSSSPGVPTPDPPISSPGVPTQDPAGSSQNPQPSPSGGNGNTGGDGNTGGNGNTGGNGNTGGNGNTGGNGNTGGNGNTGGNGNTGDNSNGNGNGNGNNNNGGNGNTGDNNNGQTGSDPNGSNGNPAASSPAGGDGSAPLPTPVHVIPVGSTTLTANSQSQFIVGSATLVPGGPAVTLGDSTTLSLPTSGSGVVVNGVTTSMGTVTVTPEGSGSNAPGVTGGVPGTSASGSSPVVTAAASQLDRHACLLLTAVAAILAAAL
- a CDS encoding uncharacterized protein (COG:S~TransMembrane:1 (o416-441i)~EggNog:ENOG503NX77) encodes the protein MRIPGLRSRAADPAAPVAVSASQFFEGIDGLWSTFELRVGTPAQNIRFLPGTSSTLTTVVLPEGCQGQWKDCAEQRGGVFNKTASTTWDEIGLFNLGFEKGLGYSDNGDFGQDTVGLGYLGSGGPVVNKSIIAGVAGSEFYLSVLGLKPEPTNFTTQNDPQPSFMELLKKQAKIPSLSYSYTAGAPYRLNKALGSLVLGGYDTSKFQDTNKTHRFFSDQSRDLTVGLQSITTNATGDESNLLPSGLINPYIDSSIAELYLPLDACRAFEKAFGLDYNETAGMYFVDDKLHSKLIRNNPSVTLSITTAIQGGDSFNVTLPYASFDLQAKPPRVKNETRYFPLKRADNDTQYTLGRTFLQEAYLVVDYERSTFAVHPRVWNASAVSHVVAILPPGAETSAPTTPTNGKDEGGLSSGAIAGASVGAIAAFVLIVLLPLWFFLILPRRRRAAEMKSKAASEQGATSSTDGVDGAAAGATSSTADAAEDEKTAEIEGDMPRPEVEGDTPRPEVEGDTPTPEVEGSRPTPEVAGSTPTPEVEGSHPTPKGTMSEPGTMSELATPYSPPPAELFTPPPELLGVEIHEMPGSDVPELAGSDVPHAGRKQDKA